The following proteins are encoded in a genomic region of Alistipes shahii WAL 8301:
- the nadB gene encoding L-aspartate oxidase, with translation MKTDFLVIGSGAAGLSFALKAAAHGHVTIVTKGAIEECNTNYAQGGICSVTYAPDTFEKHIRDTLVCGAGKCDEKAVELVVRRAPELIADLIAWGTRFDKTPDGRFELNREGGHSEHRILHHEDLTGAEIERALVQSVREHPNITVLERHFAIDLLTQHHLGEFVTRHTRGLASFGAYVLNLDTNEIETMLSKFTVVATGGCGNVYSTTSNPVVATGDGIAMCHRAKAMTENMEFIQFHPTTLYNPGEKPNFLITEAMRGFGAILRLPDGKEFMDKYHPMKSLAPRDVVARAIYREMTKRGSDFVYLDVTHKDPEAVKSHFPNIYEKCRSIGIDITKDWIPVTPAAHYCCGGVKVDTNGETSVKRLYALGETSCTGLHGANRLASNSLIEAVVYADQAARHTASLLEKVDFQEGIPDWDFEGTQHTEEMLMIIQSKREMQTIMSNYVGIVRSNLSLKRAMHRLEILWQETEELYNKTKPNRELCELRNMIAIAYLVIKQGREIKESVGCHYNADYPKEG, from the coding sequence ATGAAAACCGACTTTCTGGTTATCGGTTCCGGCGCCGCGGGCCTTTCGTTCGCGCTGAAAGCCGCAGCCCACGGACACGTTACGATCGTCACCAAGGGCGCGATCGAAGAGTGCAACACCAATTATGCACAAGGCGGCATCTGCTCGGTAACGTACGCTCCCGACACATTCGAGAAACACATCCGCGACACGCTGGTCTGCGGCGCAGGCAAATGCGACGAGAAGGCCGTGGAACTGGTCGTGCGGCGGGCCCCGGAACTGATCGCCGACCTCATAGCCTGGGGCACGCGTTTCGACAAGACCCCCGACGGGCGTTTCGAGCTCAACCGCGAAGGCGGACACTCGGAGCACCGCATCCTCCACCACGAGGACCTCACGGGAGCCGAGATCGAACGGGCGCTCGTGCAGTCGGTGAGGGAGCATCCGAACATCACGGTTCTCGAACGCCACTTCGCCATCGACCTGCTGACGCAGCACCATCTGGGCGAATTCGTCACGCGCCACACGCGCGGACTGGCCTCGTTCGGGGCCTACGTCCTGAATCTCGACACCAACGAGATCGAGACCATGCTTTCGAAATTCACCGTCGTGGCCACGGGCGGCTGCGGCAACGTCTACTCCACGACCTCGAACCCCGTGGTCGCCACGGGCGACGGCATCGCCATGTGCCACCGCGCCAAGGCGATGACCGAGAACATGGAGTTCATCCAGTTCCACCCCACGACGCTCTACAACCCCGGCGAGAAGCCCAACTTCCTGATCACCGAAGCCATGCGCGGCTTCGGGGCCATCCTGCGGCTGCCCGACGGCAAGGAGTTCATGGACAAATACCACCCGATGAAATCCCTCGCGCCGCGCGACGTGGTGGCCCGCGCCATCTACCGCGAGATGACCAAACGGGGTTCCGACTTCGTCTACCTCGACGTGACGCACAAGGACCCCGAGGCCGTGAAGAGCCATTTCCCGAACATCTATGAAAAATGCCGCTCGATCGGCATCGACATCACCAAAGACTGGATTCCCGTGACCCCTGCGGCGCACTACTGCTGCGGCGGCGTGAAGGTCGACACCAACGGCGAAACCTCCGTGAAACGGCTCTACGCGCTGGGCGAGACCTCGTGCACGGGGCTGCACGGCGCCAACCGTCTGGCCTCGAACTCGCTGATCGAAGCGGTGGTCTACGCCGACCAGGCCGCGCGCCACACGGCGTCGCTGCTGGAGAAAGTCGATTTTCAGGAGGGCATTCCCGACTGGGATTTCGAAGGCACGCAGCACACCGAGGAGATGCTGATGATCATCCAGTCGAAGCGCGAGATGCAGACGATCATGTCCAACTACGTGGGCATCGTGCGGTCGAACCTCTCGCTCAAGCGCGCCATGCACCGGCTGGAAATTCTCTGGCAGGAGACCGAGGAACTTTACAACAAGACCAAGCCCAACCGCGAACTGTGCGAGCTGCGGAACATGATCGCCATCGCCTACCTGGTCATCAAGCAGGGCCGCGAGATCAAGGAGTCGGTGGGCTGCCATTACAATGCGGATTATCCAAAGGAGGGAT
- a CDS encoding S-adenosylmethionine:tRNA ribosyltransferase-isomerase, whose product MERHIDISRFDYDLPDERIAKFPLAERSASKLLVWRGGEIAEKRFADIGDVLPAGELLVFNNTKVIRARIVMHKPSGARIEVFCLEPHDPADYERAFAVTGGCTWSCIVGNRKKWKEGYVEINFERGGCAEHLRAWIVEDHGRECVVRFEWTAPMTFGQLLEYLGRIPIPPYLNRESEEIDNTRYQTVYSKFEGSVAAPTAGLHFTPELIGEMKARGFAFEEVTLHVGAGTFLPVKDEDAARHPMHTEHFEVRRATVVRLLEKWGHITAVGTTSVRTLESLAALAWRIRTAGTPDAGRVVGQWELYDIPAEFSGREALQELSGYMEREGLDRLKASTQIMITPLDYEFRIVHNIVTNFHQPKSTLLLLVSAFVGDGWRRIYDYALGHGFRFLSYGDSSVLLRE is encoded by the coding sequence ATGGAACGACATATCGACATCAGCCGCTTCGATTACGACCTTCCGGACGAGCGGATCGCCAAATTCCCGCTCGCCGAGCGCAGCGCCTCGAAGCTGCTCGTCTGGCGCGGCGGAGAAATCGCGGAAAAGCGTTTCGCCGACATCGGCGACGTGCTGCCGGCCGGGGAGCTGCTGGTTTTCAACAACACGAAGGTGATCCGGGCGCGGATCGTCATGCACAAGCCCTCCGGGGCGCGCATCGAGGTCTTCTGTCTCGAGCCGCACGACCCGGCCGACTACGAGCGGGCGTTCGCCGTCACGGGCGGCTGCACATGGTCGTGCATCGTGGGCAACCGCAAGAAGTGGAAAGAGGGGTACGTGGAGATCAATTTCGAACGCGGGGGCTGCGCCGAGCACCTTCGTGCATGGATCGTCGAGGACCACGGCCGCGAGTGCGTCGTGCGTTTCGAGTGGACGGCCCCGATGACCTTCGGGCAGCTGCTCGAATACCTCGGGCGGATTCCGATTCCGCCCTACCTGAACCGCGAGAGCGAGGAGATCGACAACACGCGCTACCAGACGGTCTATTCGAAGTTCGAAGGTTCGGTGGCCGCACCGACCGCCGGGCTGCATTTCACGCCCGAGCTGATCGGGGAGATGAAGGCGCGCGGATTCGCCTTCGAGGAGGTGACGCTCCATGTCGGGGCGGGCACGTTCCTGCCCGTCAAGGACGAGGACGCCGCGCGGCATCCGATGCACACCGAGCATTTCGAGGTGCGCCGTGCGACGGTGGTCCGCCTGCTGGAGAAGTGGGGGCATATCACCGCCGTGGGAACCACCTCGGTGCGTACTCTGGAATCGCTTGCGGCCCTTGCGTGGCGCATCCGCACGGCCGGGACGCCCGATGCCGGGCGGGTCGTGGGGCAGTGGGAGCTGTACGACATTCCCGCGGAGTTTTCGGGCCGCGAGGCGTTGCAGGAGTTGTCGGGGTATATGGAGCGCGAGGGGCTGGACCGGCTGAAAGCCTCGACGCAGATTATGATCACGCCGCTGGACTACGAGTTCCGCATCGTGCACAATATCGTCACCAATTTCCACCAGCCCAAATCGACGCTGCTGCTGCTGGTTTCGGCCTTTGTGGGCGACGGGTGGCGGCGGATTTACGACTACGCCCTCGGCCACGGCTTCCGCTTTTTGAGCTACGGCGATTCGTCGGTGCTGCTGCGGGAATGA
- a CDS encoding outer membrane beta-barrel protein produces the protein MKKVLLIVAAILLANAVSAQNYEKNILGVRAGLNLSSYSISAGGASISTDSRASFHVAVTDQILLCNKLPFYLETGLAFSSRGGKVDGVSFRPSYLQIPVLVNYHFNIKDIVTIQPFAGLYYGLGIGGKVKVGDEKGDIFGDEGGLKRSDLGVRLGAGVVWKRIYFGLGYDIGCLNLVKESDGEGTMRNNCFTISVGYNF, from the coding sequence ATGAAAAAAGTATTGCTTATCGTGGCCGCCATCCTGCTGGCAAATGCCGTTTCGGCGCAAAACTACGAAAAGAACATCCTGGGCGTCCGCGCCGGACTGAACCTGTCGAGCTACTCGATTTCGGCCGGAGGTGCGTCCATCAGCACCGACTCGCGGGCCTCGTTCCACGTCGCCGTGACCGATCAGATCCTGCTTTGCAACAAACTGCCCTTCTACCTCGAAACCGGGCTTGCCTTCTCGAGCCGCGGCGGCAAGGTCGACGGCGTGAGCTTCCGCCCCTCCTACCTGCAAATCCCCGTGCTGGTGAACTACCACTTCAACATCAAGGACATCGTTACGATCCAACCCTTCGCAGGTCTTTACTACGGGCTCGGCATCGGCGGCAAAGTGAAGGTCGGCGACGAGAAGGGCGACATCTTCGGAGACGAAGGCGGGTTGAAACGTTCCGATCTGGGCGTGCGTCTGGGCGCCGGCGTCGTCTGGAAACGCATTTACTTCGGACTGGGCTACGACATCGGCTGCCTGAATCTGGTCAAGGAGAGCGACGGCGAGGGCACGATGCGCAACAACTGCTTCACGATCAGCGTCGGATACAATTTCTAA
- a CDS encoding porin family protein, which yields MKRYAFILLVLLSAGAVRAQRYEKNILGVRAGVNVSTCAISIEDVRINTGSRAGFHFAVTDQILLHRSLPLYLETGIGFSSRGGRAAAEIYGDIYNMTMRPFYMQAPLLVNYHFHIRDLLTIQPFAGIYGGVGIRGAMKTEYGNEDMFSAPGFLSRMDFGVRAGAGFVIRRIYLGISYDIGCRDLFRGGEFFGYALQPESAEIRNNCLTVNIGYNF from the coding sequence ATGAAAAGATACGCATTCATCCTGCTCGTCCTGCTGTCGGCGGGAGCCGTCCGGGCGCAGCGGTATGAGAAGAACATCCTGGGCGTCCGCGCCGGCGTCAACGTGTCGACCTGCGCCATCTCGATCGAAGACGTGCGGATAAACACCGGTTCGCGCGCGGGATTCCACTTCGCCGTGACGGACCAGATCCTGCTCCACCGCAGCCTGCCCCTCTACCTCGAAACGGGCATCGGCTTTTCGAGCCGCGGCGGCAGGGCCGCCGCTGAAATCTACGGCGACATCTACAACATGACCATGCGTCCGTTCTACATGCAGGCCCCCCTGCTCGTCAACTACCATTTCCACATCCGGGATCTCCTCACGATCCAGCCCTTCGCGGGCATATACGGCGGCGTGGGCATCCGGGGCGCGATGAAGACCGAATACGGCAACGAGGATATGTTCAGCGCCCCGGGCTTCCTCTCCCGCATGGATTTCGGCGTGCGCGCGGGCGCCGGGTTCGTCATCAGACGCATCTACCTGGGCATAAGCTACGACATCGGCTGCCGCGACCTGTTCCGGGGCGGCGAATTCTTCGGCTACGCACTCCAGCCCGAAAGCGCCGAAATACGCAACAACTGCCTGACCGTAAACATCGGGTACAATTTCTGA
- the eno gene encoding phosphopyruvate hydratase, whose product MQIVEIHAREILDSRGNPTIEVEVRTVSGAFGRAAVPSGASTGENEALELRDGDKSRYLGKGVLNAVKNVNEVIAPAVIGMNVADQVGIDKAMIALDGTPTKSKLGANAILGVSLAVARAAADYFGMPLYRYIGGANAKTLPVPMMNIINGGSHSDAPIAFQEFMIRPVGAPSFKEGIRMGAEVFHNLKKVLHNRNLSTAVGDEGGFAPALNGTEDAIESIIEAIKMAGYKPGRKCEGGDVSIGMDCASSEFYKDGVYDYTKFEGEKGAKRTSKEQVEYLKGLVAKYPIDSIEDGMSENDWEGWQMLTAEIGDKCQLVGDDLFVTNVDFLKKGIEMGCANSILIKVNQIGTLTETLDAIEMAHRAGYTSVTSHRSGETEDSTIADIAVATNSGQIKTGSASRSDRMAKYNQLLRIEEELGDEAIYGYTKIYRK is encoded by the coding sequence ATGCAGATTGTAGAGATTCACGCAAGGGAAATCCTCGACTCGCGAGGCAATCCGACCATCGAGGTCGAAGTTCGTACCGTATCGGGCGCATTCGGCCGCGCTGCCGTTCCGAGCGGAGCGTCGACGGGCGAGAACGAGGCCCTTGAGCTTCGTGACGGCGACAAGAGCCGTTACCTGGGCAAAGGCGTCCTGAACGCCGTGAAGAACGTTAACGAAGTGATCGCTCCGGCCGTCATCGGCATGAACGTAGCCGACCAGGTGGGCATCGACAAGGCCATGATCGCCCTCGACGGAACCCCCACCAAGTCGAAGCTCGGCGCAAACGCCATCCTCGGCGTGTCGCTGGCCGTTGCCCGCGCTGCCGCCGACTATTTCGGCATGCCGCTCTATCGCTATATCGGCGGCGCGAACGCCAAGACGCTGCCCGTTCCGATGATGAACATCATCAACGGCGGTTCGCACTCGGACGCTCCGATCGCATTCCAGGAGTTTATGATCCGTCCCGTGGGCGCTCCTTCGTTCAAGGAGGGCATCCGCATGGGCGCCGAGGTGTTCCACAACCTGAAGAAGGTGCTCCACAACCGTAACCTCTCGACGGCCGTAGGCGACGAGGGTGGTTTCGCTCCCGCGCTCAACGGCACGGAGGATGCCATCGAGTCGATCATCGAGGCCATCAAGATGGCCGGCTACAAGCCCGGCCGCAAGTGCGAGGGCGGCGACGTGTCGATCGGCATGGACTGCGCTTCGTCGGAGTTCTACAAGGACGGCGTTTACGACTACACCAAGTTCGAGGGCGAGAAGGGCGCCAAGCGTACGTCGAAGGAGCAGGTGGAGTACCTGAAGGGACTCGTCGCCAAATACCCCATCGACTCGATCGAGGACGGCATGTCGGAGAACGACTGGGAAGGCTGGCAGATGCTGACCGCCGAGATCGGCGACAAGTGCCAGCTCGTGGGCGACGACCTGTTCGTCACCAACGTGGACTTCCTGAAGAAGGGTATCGAAATGGGCTGCGCCAACTCGATCCTGATCAAGGTAAACCAGATCGGTACGCTGACCGAGACGCTCGACGCCATCGAGATGGCTCACCGCGCCGGCTATACGTCGGTGACGTCGCACCGTTCGGGCGAGACCGAGGATTCGACCATTGCCGACATCGCCGTGGCTACGAACTCGGGTCAGATCAAGACCGGTTCGGCTTCGCGTTCGGACCGTATGGCCAAGTACAACCAGCTGCTCCGCATCGAGGAGGAACTCGGCGACGAGGCTATCTACGGCTACACGAAGATCTACCGCAAGTAA
- the groES gene encoding co-chaperone GroES, whose product MNVKPLSDRVLILPNPAEEKTAGGLIIPDTAKEKPLAGKVVAVGPGTSEVKMEVKEGDQVLYGKYAGQEIQVDGVDYLIMKQNDILAII is encoded by the coding sequence ATGAACGTAAAACCATTATCGGACCGCGTGCTGATTCTCCCGAATCCCGCGGAGGAGAAGACGGCCGGCGGATTGATCATCCCCGACACGGCCAAGGAGAAACCGCTGGCAGGCAAAGTCGTTGCAGTAGGCCCCGGAACCTCGGAGGTCAAGATGGAGGTCAAGGAGGGCGACCAGGTGCTCTACGGCAAGTATGCCGGTCAGGAAATCCAGGTCGACGGCGTGGACTACCTCATTATGAAACAGAACGATATTTTGGCAATCATCTAA
- the groL gene encoding chaperonin GroEL (60 kDa chaperone family; promotes refolding of misfolded polypeptides especially under stressful conditions; forms two stacked rings of heptamers to form a barrel-shaped 14mer; ends can be capped by GroES; misfolded proteins enter the barrel where they are refolded when GroES binds) — MAKDIKYNVEARELLKEGVDALSNAVKVTLGPKGRNVIIDKKFGAPQITKDGVTVAKEVELEDAFANMGAQMVREVASKTNDDAGDGTTTATVLAQSIIGVGLKNVTAGANPMDLKRGIDKAVATVVESLRKQSQEVGSDFAKIEQVATISANNDETIGKLIAEAMAKVNNEGVITVEEAKGTETHVEVVEGMQFDRGYISAYFITDTEKMEAQLEKPYILITDKKVSTMKELMGVLEPVAQNGRALLIIAEDVDGEALSALVVNKLRGTLKIAACKAPGFGDRRKEMLEDIAVLTGATVISADKGMKIEDTTLEMLGSADKVTLNKENTTIVDGAGKKEEIAARVAQIRSSIDKATSDYDKEKLQERLAKLAGGVAVLYVGAATEVEMKEKKDRVDDALAATRAAVEEGIVPGGGVAYIRATAALEGLKGQNEDQTTGIQIVKRAIEEPLRQIVENAGGEGSVVVNKVKEGKDAFGYNARDDKYEDLLKAGIIDPTKVSRVALENAASIASMFLTTECVLAEKKSDAPAMPAMPAGGMGGMM; from the coding sequence ATGGCAAAGGATATTAAATATAACGTAGAGGCGCGCGAACTGCTCAAGGAGGGTGTCGACGCGCTGTCGAACGCCGTTAAGGTAACGCTCGGTCCCAAAGGCCGCAACGTGATCATCGACAAGAAATTCGGCGCTCCGCAGATCACCAAGGACGGTGTGACGGTGGCCAAGGAGGTGGAACTGGAGGACGCTTTCGCCAACATGGGCGCCCAGATGGTCCGCGAGGTCGCTTCGAAGACCAACGACGATGCGGGCGACGGTACGACCACCGCAACCGTGCTGGCGCAGTCGATCATCGGCGTCGGCCTGAAGAACGTGACGGCCGGAGCCAACCCGATGGACCTGAAACGCGGTATCGACAAGGCCGTTGCGACGGTCGTGGAGTCGCTGCGGAAGCAGAGCCAGGAGGTCGGCTCGGATTTCGCCAAGATCGAGCAGGTGGCCACCATTTCGGCCAACAACGACGAGACGATCGGTAAGCTGATCGCCGAGGCGATGGCCAAGGTCAACAACGAGGGTGTCATCACCGTCGAGGAGGCCAAGGGAACCGAGACCCATGTCGAGGTGGTCGAGGGCATGCAGTTCGACCGCGGTTACATTTCGGCTTACTTCATCACCGACACGGAAAAGATGGAGGCGCAGCTCGAAAAGCCCTATATCCTGATCACGGACAAGAAGGTTTCGACGATGAAGGAGCTGATGGGCGTGCTGGAGCCGGTGGCCCAGAACGGCCGTGCGCTGCTGATCATCGCCGAGGATGTCGACGGCGAGGCCCTTTCGGCGCTGGTTGTCAACAAACTCCGCGGCACGCTGAAGATCGCCGCCTGCAAGGCTCCGGGCTTCGGTGACCGCCGCAAGGAGATGCTCGAAGACATCGCCGTCCTGACGGGTGCGACCGTGATCTCGGCCGACAAGGGCATGAAGATCGAGGATACGACGCTGGAGATGCTGGGTTCGGCCGACAAGGTGACGCTCAACAAGGAGAACACCACCATCGTCGACGGCGCCGGCAAGAAGGAGGAGATCGCAGCCCGTGTGGCCCAGATCCGCTCGTCGATCGACAAGGCTACGTCGGACTATGACAAGGAGAAGTTGCAGGAGCGTCTGGCCAAGCTGGCCGGCGGTGTCGCCGTGCTCTACGTCGGAGCCGCCACGGAGGTCGAGATGAAGGAGAAGAAGGACCGTGTCGACGACGCGCTGGCCGCAACGCGCGCAGCCGTCGAGGAAGGTATCGTTCCGGGCGGCGGCGTGGCTTACATCCGTGCCACGGCGGCTCTCGAAGGCCTGAAGGGCCAGAACGAGGACCAGACGACGGGTATCCAGATCGTGAAACGCGCCATCGAGGAGCCGCTCCGTCAGATCGTCGAGAACGCCGGCGGTGAAGGCTCGGTGGTCGTCAACAAGGTGAAGGAGGGCAAGGACGCCTTCGGTTACAACGCCCGCGACGACAAGTACGAGGACCTGCTGAAAGCCGGTATCATCGACCCGACGAAGGTGTCGCGCGTAGCGCTGGAGAACGCCGCGTCGATCGCCTCGATGTTCCTCACCACGGAGTGCGTGCTGGCCGAGAAGAAGTCCGACGCTCCCGCCATGCCGGCGATGCCCGCAGGCGGTATGGGCGGCATGATGTAA
- a CDS encoding DMT family transporter: protein MKKGILYAVLASVLWAIVNPFIKQGLSYDFSPMNFAGLRFTVVGIILFAYTWHRGMWREIMQHRRLFGNLILINMFMGYTAFYFGVDFVSGAISSIVMGLTPLINVLLAHLVASNDRLNRYKVVSLAVSLAGLLLIVGTGSDGSPLDWRGIGGIVLLLACILFQGYSAISVSEDKGKVDPIFLNAVQMFFGGLLIYGVGIAAEGFHPFWAKPVGFYASLGVLVFISVFAFSFWFMALRTEGTKVSDINMCRLINPVLGAVLSWIMLPGEYPDFSTVAGMAVIVSSLVIYFRGETIVQRWRLRRH, encoded by the coding sequence ATGAAAAAAGGAATACTCTACGCCGTGCTGGCCTCGGTATTGTGGGCGATTGTCAATCCGTTCATCAAGCAGGGGTTGAGCTACGATTTCTCGCCGATGAATTTCGCGGGCCTGCGCTTCACCGTTGTCGGAATCATTCTCTTCGCCTACACCTGGCATCGCGGCATGTGGCGCGAGATCATGCAGCACCGGCGGCTTTTCGGCAACCTGATCCTGATCAATATGTTCATGGGCTATACGGCCTTTTATTTCGGTGTCGATTTCGTCAGCGGGGCCATCAGCTCGATCGTCATGGGCCTCACGCCGCTGATCAACGTGCTGCTGGCGCACCTCGTGGCCAGCAACGACCGCCTGAACCGTTACAAGGTCGTGAGTCTTGCGGTGAGCCTCGCGGGACTGCTGCTGATCGTCGGCACGGGCAGCGACGGTTCGCCGCTCGACTGGCGCGGCATCGGGGGTATCGTCCTGCTGCTGGCCTGCATCCTGTTCCAGGGCTATTCCGCGATTTCGGTTTCGGAGGACAAGGGCAAGGTCGACCCGATTTTCCTGAATGCCGTGCAGATGTTTTTCGGCGGCCTGCTGATTTACGGCGTGGGCATCGCGGCGGAGGGTTTCCACCCCTTCTGGGCCAAGCCCGTCGGGTTTTATGCGAGTCTCGGCGTGCTGGTCTTCATCTCGGTCTTCGCCTTCAGTTTCTGGTTCATGGCCCTGCGCACCGAGGGCACGAAGGTCAGCGACATCAATATGTGCCGTTTGATCAATCCTGTCCTGGGGGCCGTGCTGAGCTGGATCATGCTGCCCGGCGAATACCCCGATTTCAGCACCGTGGCGGGCATGGCGGTCATCGTCAGTTCGCTGGTCATCTACTTCCGGGGCGAGACGATCGTGCAACGGTGGCGGCTGCGCCGGCATTGA
- a CDS encoding histidine phosphatase family protein, which yields MNDILEIAAANQQRAREVIRDTDLEAIWRSVGAEANLVGSLRTGLLMKHRDIDFHIYSSPLRVADSFAAMARLAENPRIRRIEYGNLLDAQDQCLEWHAWYADADERLWQIDMIHMPRGSAWDGYFERVADRISAVLTDETRRAVLQIKYDTPDEVKIMGIEYYQAVLRDGVRTYAEFEAWRAANPVEGILEWMP from the coding sequence ATGAACGACATCCTCGAAATTGCGGCCGCCAACCAGCAGCGCGCCCGCGAGGTCATCCGCGACACCGATCTGGAGGCCATCTGGCGCTCGGTGGGCGCCGAAGCGAACCTCGTAGGCTCGCTCCGCACGGGTCTGCTGATGAAGCACCGCGACATCGACTTTCACATCTACTCCTCACCGCTCCGCGTGGCCGACAGCTTCGCCGCCATGGCCCGGCTGGCCGAAAATCCCCGCATCCGTCGCATCGAGTACGGAAACCTGCTCGACGCGCAGGACCAGTGTCTCGAATGGCATGCGTGGTATGCCGACGCCGACGAACGGCTCTGGCAGATCGACATGATCCACATGCCCCGCGGCTCGGCCTGGGACGGCTATTTCGAACGCGTGGCCGACCGAATCAGCGCCGTACTGACCGACGAGACGCGCCGCGCCGTCCTGCAAATCAAGTACGACACGCCCGACGAGGTGAAGATCATGGGCATCGAATACTACCAGGCGGTCCTTCGCGACGGCGTGCGCACCTATGCCGAGTTCGAAGCATGGCGTGCGGCGAACCCCGTCGAGGGCATTCTGGAATGGATGCCGTAA
- the recN gene encoding DNA repair protein RecN produces MLRRLSVENYALIDKLEMELDPHLNIITGETGAGKSILLGALGLLLGAKNDGQAMKDATRNCTVEGTFDLAGSSLEAFFAENDLDYAPETTLTRMITPAGKSRAFVNDVPVQLAQLRELGARLLDIHSQHQNLILSSEEFRTSALDTVAANGELLTQYAAQYARLTELRRRLAALREEAANGRRDEEWLRFQTEELTSANLRPGEQAELEEELAVLENADRIGEALTSLRNALDADETGVLAQLKNSENELNHIRSHYPAAGEYAGRLRSVLEELKDINGSAAAACERLDADPERLAKCSARLDTLIALQQKHRAADEAELIALRDRCAAQLAAIVHSDEEIAQAEAALSEAAEKTATLADRLHKTREKAAAGFEKHILSTLARLGMPETVFRIALTPLAEPGRTGRDSVQFLFTANPRMTPQPVERIASGGELSRVMLALKALLAERMQLPTIIFDEIDTGVSGRIADAMGEIIASLSASMQVVDITHLPQVASKGTAHFVVYKRGGRTDITRLGDEERVTEIAKMLSGSEITDAAVAQARILLGK; encoded by the coding sequence ATGCTACGCCGTCTGTCGGTCGAAAACTACGCGCTCATCGACAAGCTCGAAATGGAGCTGGACCCCCACCTGAACATCATCACGGGTGAGACCGGGGCCGGAAAATCCATTCTGCTCGGCGCGCTGGGCCTGCTGCTCGGAGCCAAGAACGACGGGCAGGCGATGAAGGACGCAACGCGCAACTGCACGGTGGAGGGGACCTTCGACCTCGCGGGAAGCAGCCTGGAAGCGTTTTTCGCCGAGAACGACCTCGACTACGCCCCCGAAACGACCCTGACGCGCATGATCACCCCTGCGGGCAAGAGCCGCGCCTTCGTCAACGACGTACCCGTGCAGCTGGCGCAACTGCGCGAACTGGGCGCACGCCTGCTGGACATCCACTCGCAGCACCAGAACCTGATCCTCTCGTCGGAGGAGTTCAGGACTTCGGCGCTCGACACCGTGGCTGCGAACGGGGAACTGCTGACGCAGTACGCCGCGCAGTATGCCCGGCTTACGGAGCTGCGCCGCCGTCTCGCGGCCCTGCGCGAAGAGGCCGCCAACGGCCGCCGCGACGAAGAGTGGCTCCGGTTCCAGACCGAGGAACTCACCTCGGCCAACCTGCGCCCCGGTGAGCAGGCAGAGCTGGAGGAGGAGCTGGCGGTGCTCGAAAACGCCGACCGCATCGGCGAGGCGCTGACCTCCCTGCGCAACGCCCTCGACGCCGACGAGACCGGGGTGCTGGCGCAGCTCAAGAATTCGGAGAACGAACTCAACCATATCCGCAGCCACTACCCCGCCGCCGGGGAATATGCCGGACGGCTGCGCTCGGTACTGGAGGAACTGAAGGACATCAACGGTTCGGCCGCCGCCGCATGCGAACGGCTCGATGCCGACCCCGAGCGGCTGGCGAAGTGCTCGGCGCGGCTCGACACGCTGATCGCCCTGCAACAGAAACACCGCGCGGCGGACGAAGCGGAGCTGATCGCCCTGCGCGACCGCTGCGCCGCACAACTCGCAGCCATCGTCCACAGCGACGAGGAGATCGCCCAGGCGGAAGCAGCCCTCTCGGAAGCAGCCGAAAAGACCGCGACGCTGGCCGACCGTCTGCACAAGACGCGCGAGAAGGCCGCTGCGGGATTCGAGAAACACATCCTCTCGACCCTCGCCCGGCTGGGCATGCCCGAGACGGTTTTCCGCATCGCCCTGACACCCCTCGCAGAGCCGGGACGCACGGGCCGCGACAGCGTGCAATTCCTCTTCACGGCCAATCCGCGAATGACGCCGCAGCCCGTCGAGCGCATCGCCTCGGGCGGCGAGCTTTCGCGCGTGATGCTGGCCCTGAAAGCCCTGCTGGCCGAACGGATGCAGCTGCCGACGATCATCTTCGACGAGATCGACACGGGCGTTTCGGGCCGCATCGCCGACGCCATGGGCGAAATCATCGCCTCGCTCTCGGCCTCGATGCAGGTGGTGGACATCACCCACCTGCCGCAGGTCGCTTCGAAGGGCACGGCGCACTTCGTGGTCTACAAGCGCGGCGGACGCACCGACATCACGCGCCTGGGCGACGAGGAGCGCGTGACCGAGATCGCCAAGATGCTCTCCGGCTCGGAAATCACCGACGCCGCCGTGGCCCAGGCCCGCATCCTGCTCGGCAAATAG